A region from the Podarcis raffonei isolate rPodRaf1 chromosome 11, rPodRaf1.pri, whole genome shotgun sequence genome encodes:
- the GALT gene encoding galactose-1-phosphate uridylyltransferase isoform X1 encodes MAEKFQPSEHQHLRYNPLRDDWVLVSAHRMRRPWQGQVEKPPQEDIPRCDPGNPLCPGAKRANGQVNPHYEDTFVFDNDFPALQPDAPEPDAGDHPLFRAASARGVCKVMCFHPWSDMTLPLMSLAEIRSVIDKWLEIAVELGASYSWVQIFENKGAMMGCSNPHPHCQVWASNFLPNEASLEDRTQQKHLCERGIPMLLEYAQLEAQRKERIVVENSDWVVVVPYWAVWPFQTLLLPRRRHVRRLQDLQDGERDSLASIMKRLLTKYDNLFQISFPYSMGWHGAPTGPYLDADCSHWQLHAHYYPPLLRSATVRKFMVGYEMLAQAQRDLTPEQAAERLRNLPEEHYQLKQRET; translated from the exons ATGGCGGAGAAGTTCCAGCCCAGCG agCACCAGCACCTGCGCTACAACCCCTTGCGTGATGACTGGGTGCTGGTCTCAGCCCACCGCATGCGGCGCCCGTGGCAGGGGCAGGTGGAGAAGCCACCCCAGGAGGACATCCCGCGCTGTGATCCGGGCAACCCTTTGTGCCCCGGAGCCAAGAGAGCCAATGGCCAG GTGAATCCCCACTACGAGGACACATTTGTCTTTGACAACGACTTCCCTGCGCTGCAGCCAGATGCCCCGGAGCCTG ATGCTGGCGACCACCCCTTGTTCCGTGCAGCGTCCGCTCGAGGCGTGTG caAAGTGATGTGCTTCCACCCCTGGTCTGACATGACTCTGCCCCTCATGTCACTTGCTGAGATCCGCAGCGTGATTGACAAGTGGTTGGAGATAGCTGTGGAGCTGGGTGCCTCTTACTCCTGGGTGCAG ATCTTTGAGAACAAAGGAGCCATGATGGGCTGTTCCAACCCTCACCCTCACTGCCAG GTCTGGGCCAGCAATTTCCTGCCCAATGAAGCCTCCCTGGAGGACCGGACGCAGCAGAAGCACCTTTGCGAGCGTGGCATCCCCATGCTGCTTGAATATGCCCAGCTGGAAGCCCAGAGGAAG GAGCGGATTGTGGTGGAGAACTCtgactgggtggtggtggtgccctACTGGGCGGTGTGGCCTTTTCAGACTCTCCTGCTTCCTCGACGACGACACGTCCGTCGCCTTCAGGACCTCCAGGATGGGGAAAGAGACA GCCTGGCTTCCATCATGAAGAGGCTTCTCACCAAGTATGACAACCTCTTCCAGATCTCCTTCCCTTACTCCATGGGGTGGCATG GAGCCCCAACAGGACCCTACCTTGACGCTGACTGCAGCCACTGGCAGCTTCATGCCCATTACTACCCACCTTTGCTGCGTTCGGCCACCGTCCGCAAGTTCATGGTTGGCTACGAAATGCTGGCTCAGGCTCAGAGGGATTTGACGCCCGAGCAG GCTGCCGAGCGCTTGAGAAACCTGCCTGAAGAGCATTATCAGCTGAAACAAAGAGAAACTTGA
- the GALT gene encoding galactose-1-phosphate uridylyltransferase isoform X2, with product MGGRGRREGSGGGWRRSSSPAVNPHYEDTFVFDNDFPALQPDAPEPDAGDHPLFRAASARGVCKVMCFHPWSDMTLPLMSLAEIRSVIDKWLEIAVELGASYSWVQIFENKGAMMGCSNPHPHCQVWASNFLPNEASLEDRTQQKHLCERGIPMLLEYAQLEAQRKERIVVENSDWVVVVPYWAVWPFQTLLLPRRRHVRRLQDLQDGERDSLASIMKRLLTKYDNLFQISFPYSMGWHGAPTGPYLDADCSHWQLHAHYYPPLLRSATVRKFMVGYEMLAQAQRDLTPEQAAERLRNLPEEHYQLKQRET from the exons ATGGGCGGGCGGGGCCGGAGAGAAGGAAGCGGCGGAGGATGGCGGAGAAGTTCCAGCCCAGCG GTGAATCCCCACTACGAGGACACATTTGTCTTTGACAACGACTTCCCTGCGCTGCAGCCAGATGCCCCGGAGCCTG ATGCTGGCGACCACCCCTTGTTCCGTGCAGCGTCCGCTCGAGGCGTGTG caAAGTGATGTGCTTCCACCCCTGGTCTGACATGACTCTGCCCCTCATGTCACTTGCTGAGATCCGCAGCGTGATTGACAAGTGGTTGGAGATAGCTGTGGAGCTGGGTGCCTCTTACTCCTGGGTGCAG ATCTTTGAGAACAAAGGAGCCATGATGGGCTGTTCCAACCCTCACCCTCACTGCCAG GTCTGGGCCAGCAATTTCCTGCCCAATGAAGCCTCCCTGGAGGACCGGACGCAGCAGAAGCACCTTTGCGAGCGTGGCATCCCCATGCTGCTTGAATATGCCCAGCTGGAAGCCCAGAGGAAG GAGCGGATTGTGGTGGAGAACTCtgactgggtggtggtggtgccctACTGGGCGGTGTGGCCTTTTCAGACTCTCCTGCTTCCTCGACGACGACACGTCCGTCGCCTTCAGGACCTCCAGGATGGGGAAAGAGACA GCCTGGCTTCCATCATGAAGAGGCTTCTCACCAAGTATGACAACCTCTTCCAGATCTCCTTCCCTTACTCCATGGGGTGGCATG GAGCCCCAACAGGACCCTACCTTGACGCTGACTGCAGCCACTGGCAGCTTCATGCCCATTACTACCCACCTTTGCTGCGTTCGGCCACCGTCCGCAAGTTCATGGTTGGCTACGAAATGCTGGCTCAGGCTCAGAGGGATTTGACGCCCGAGCAG GCTGCCGAGCGCTTGAGAAACCTGCCTGAAGAGCATTATCAGCTGAAACAAAGAGAAACTTGA
- the SIGMAR1 gene encoding sigma non-opioid intracellular receptor 1 → MRWLPAPRWAGRFARVAVAVTAAAALLVGALRCWVALSASSRRFEFDPEEIARLAKHHAGLDHELAFSKIIVELRKKHPGHILPDEDLQWVFVNAGGWMGSMCLLHASFSEYVLLFGTAVDAGGHSGRYWADIYDTIISGTFRQWKEGTTKSEIYYPGDTIIHRSGEATSVQWSAGTWMVEYGRGFIPSTLPFALADTIFSTQDFLTLFYTVRVYVKGLLLELNAYFSDSG, encoded by the exons ATGCGGTGGCTGCCGGCGCCGCGCTGGGCCGGGCGCTTTGCGCGGGTGGCGGTGGCCgtgacggcggcggcggcgctgctggtGGGGGCGCTGCGCTGCTGGGTCGCCCTCTCGGCCTCGTCGCGCCGCTTCGAGTTCGACCCCGAGGAGATCGCGCGCCTCGCCAAGCACCACGCAG GCCTGGACCACGAGTTGGCTTTTTCCAAGATCATTGTGGAACTGCGCAAGAAGCACCCAGGACACATCCTGCCAGATGAGGACTTGCAGTGGGTTTTTGTCAATGCCGGTGGCTGGATGGGTTCCATGTGCCTGCTCCATGCTTCCTTCTCTGAGTACGTTCTGCTCTTTGGCACAGCTGTCGACGCTGGGGGACACTCAG GTCGATACTGGGCCGATATCTACGATACCATCATCTCGGGGACCTTCCGGCAGTGGAAAGAAGGAACAACCAAAAGCGAGATCTACTACCCAG GAGATACCATCATCCACCGGTCTGGAGAGGCCACGTCAGTGCAGTGGAGTGCCGGCACATGGATGGTGGAGTACGGCCGCGGTTTCATCCCTTCGACGCTCCCCTTTGCCCTTGCTGACACAATCTTCAGCACTCAGGACTTCCTCACCCTCTTCTACACTGTGCGTGTTTACGTCAAGGGGCTGCTCCTGGAGCTCAATGCCTACTTCAGCGACTCGGGCTAG